The Stigmatopora argus isolate UIUO_Sarg chromosome 16, RoL_Sarg_1.0, whole genome shotgun sequence genome has a window encoding:
- the LOC144090885 gene encoding PR domain zinc finger protein 12-like, with the protein MGSVLPAETLALKTGFKCPARAALSDVITSDVLHSFLYGRWRNVLQGAEHLHPEERHSGSGCTRTAFTAEVLAQSFAGEVQKLSSLVLPSEVIIAQSSIPGEGLGIFSKTWIKAGTEMGPFTGKVLSPEHVDLLKNNNLMWEVFNEDGTVRYFIDASQEDQRSWMTYIKCARNEQEQNLEVVQIGNSIYYKAVETIPPDQELLVWYGNTHNTFLGIPGVPGTDEEQQQQQQLQKKSRNDDPQSCESSCSPPSSSIVAGPTSGRMRCVICHRGFNSRSNLRSHMRIHTLDKPFVCRFCNRRFSQSSTLRNHVRLHTGERPYKCHVCQSAYSQLAGLRAHQKSARHKPAADAAARASSSPPPALPIPGQQMPPIVRHHHHHVPLVHHIPALVL; encoded by the exons ATGGGCTCCGTTCTGCCCGCTGAAACTTTGGCACTCAAAACTGGATTTAAGTGTCCGGCCCGGGCGGCGCTGTCGGACGTCATCACGTCGGACGTCCTGCACAGCTTCCTGTACGGCCGATGGAGGAACGTCCTGCAGGGGGCCGAGCACCTGCACCCCGAGGAGCGCCATTCCGGCTCCGGATGCACCAGGACCGCGTTCACCGCCGAAGTGCTGGCCCAGTCCTTCGCGGGAG AAGTGCAGAAATTGTCCAGCCTGGTTCTCCCCAGCGAGGTCATTATCGCCCAGAGCTCCATCCCGGGAGAAGGTCTGGGGATCTTCTCCAAGACCTGGATCAAGGCCGGCACCGAGATGGGACCCTTCACGGGGAAGGTCCTGTCCCCAGAACACGTCGACCTGCTCAAGAACAACAACCTCATGTGGGAG GTGTTTAACGAGGACGGCACCGTGAGGTACTTCATCGATGCCAGCCAAGAGGACCAACGCAGTTGGATGACTTACATCAAGTGCGCCCGCAACGAGCAAGAGCAGAACCTGGAGGTTGTCCAGATCGGCAACAGCATCTATTACAAGGCCGTGGAG aCAATTCCCCCAGACCAGGAGTTGCTGGTATGGTACGGAAACACTCACAACACATTCCTTGGCATCCCCGGGGTGCCGGGAACGGACGAAGagcagcaacaacagcagcagctgcAGAAGAAAAGCAGAAATG ATGACCCCCAGTCTTGCGAGTCGTCGTGCTCGCCGCCCTCGTCCTCGATCGTCGCCGGGCCCACTTCGGGGCGAATGCGCTGCGTCATCTGCCACCGCGGCTTCAACTCGCGCAGCAACCTGCGCTCGCACATGCGCATCCACACGCTGGACAAGCCCTTCGTGTGCCGCTTCTGCAACCGCCGCTTCAGCCAGTCGTCCACGCTGCGCAACCACGTGCGCCTGCACACGGGCGAACGCCCTTACAAGTGCCACGTTTGCCAGAGTGCCTATTCGCAGCTGGCGGGGTTGCGGGCGCACCAGAAAAGCGCGCGACACAAGCCGGCGGCCGACGCCGCCGCGCGGGCCTCGTCGTCGCCTCCTCCCGCGCTCCCCATCCCCGGCCAGCAGATGCCCCCCATCGTAcgtcaccaccaccatcacgtCCCGCTGGTGCACCACATTCCCGCCTTGGTCCTctga
- the fubp3 gene encoding far upstream element-binding protein 3 isoform X2 — MMMAELVQGQASVAQPGTKDDFADTIRRVRQMAAKMGGEQMPNLHSSSPVIDPSLYGFGGQKRTLDNGGNHLGAMVHQRALTTEDFKVPDKMVGFIIGKGGEQISRIQMESGCKIQIASDSGGMVDRPCTLTGSPENIEQAKRLLSEIIEQCRYGPGFHCEMDGNGAIQQMLIPANKVGLVIGKGGETIKQLQERTGVQMIMIQDDPMPTGADKPLRITGDPHKVQQARELVVKLIRDKDQGEFRVGRSDFGSKMGGSSLDVVVPRFAVGIIIGRNGEMIKKIQNDAGVRIQFKQDDGISPDRVAQVMGQPDHCHHAVHLINELVQTAQERDGFGGVMGRRSRSDCNMGAGLQEVTYAVPADKCGLVIGKGGETIKNIKEQSRAHVELQRNPPPNTDPNVRIFSIRGTPQQLEKARQLIDERIGGPGLGGSFGMNPYNQGAATPPQHGPQTFMTGGWGTTFQIWQPPGQQDHSHNGSQTGQMDWEQYYKKLGQQGQAQSAAPEYNKAWGQTSTPGSQQASTPDFNAWVDFYRQPMAYFNQGAQQTQAPGLQDH, encoded by the exons ATGGCTGCCAAGATGGGAGGAGAGCAGATGCCAAATCTTCACAGTTCCTCACCCGTCATTGACCCCTCCCTTTATGGCTTCGGAGGCCAGAAACGCACACTGGACAATGGAG GCAACCATCTTGGTGCAATGGTACATCAAAG GGCTCTCACGACGGAAGACTTCAAAGTGCCTGATAAGATGGTGGGATTCA TCATTGGAAAAGGGGGAGAGCAGATTTCAAGAATCCAGATGGAATCTGGATGTAAGATTCAGATAGCATCAG ACAGTGGAGGCATGGTGGACAGGCCCTGCACACTGACTGGCAGCCCGGAGAACATTGA GCAGGCCAAAAGGCTGTTGAGTGAGATTATAGAGCAGTGTCGCTACGGTCCGGGATTTCACTGCGAGATGGACGGCAATGGCGCCATCCAGCAGATGCTAATCCCCGCCAACAAAGTGGGCCTGGTGATCGGCAAGGGGGGAGAGACCATCAAGCAGTTGCAG GAGAGAACAGGGGTGCAGATGATCATGATCCAGGATGACCCCATGCCCACTGGTGCAGACAAGCCCCTGAGAATAACTGGAGACCCTCACAAAGTACAG cAAGCACGTGAACTTGTCGTCAAGCTAATCAGGGATAAGGACCAAGGAGAATTTAGAGTGGGCCGGTCCGACTTTGGTTCCAAAATGGGCGGAAGTAGTCTGGAT GTGGTGGTACCCAGATTTGCTGTTGGCATCATCATTGGCAGGAACGGAGAGATGATTAAGAAGATTCAGAATGACGCTGGGGTCAGGATTCAGTTCAAACAAG ATGATGGAATCAGTCCCGATCGTGTTGCCCAAGTGATGGGCCAGCCTGACCACTGCCATCATGCTGTGCATCTCATTAATGAGCTGGTTCAAACTGCCCAG GAGCGAGATGGCTTTGGGGGCGTGATGGGTCGTCGCAGCAGAAGTGACTGTAACATGGGTGCCGGTCTCCAGGAAGTGACGTATGCCGTACCTGCTGACAAGTGCGGCCTGGTGATCGGCAAAG GCGGCGAGACCATCAAGAACATCAAAGAGCAGTCTCGCGCCCACGTGGAGCTGCAGAGAAACCCGCCACCTAACACTGACCCGAACGTGCGCATCTTCTCCATCCGAGGCACCCCGCAGCAGCTGGAAAAGGCCCGCCAGCTGATCGACGAGAGGATTGGG GGTCCTGGCTTGGGAGGAAGCTTTGGCATGAATCCCTACAACCAAGGAGCAGCCACTCCACCACAGCA TGGTCCTCAAACCTTTATGACTGGAGGATGGGGGACAACTTTCCAGATCTGGCAACCTCCAGGCCAACAAGATCACA GTCACAATGGATCCCAGACTGGCCAGATGGACTGGGAGCAGTATTACAAAAAGCTAG GTCAACAAGGCCAAGCCCAGAGTGCTGCTCCTGAGTACAACAAAGCCTGGG GACAAACTTCGACTCCTGGCTCTCAACAGGCTTCAACTCCAGACTTTAATGCCTGGGTGGACTTCTACAGGCAGCCCATGGCCTACTTCAACCAGGGTGCCCAGCAGACTCAAGCCCCGGGCCTTCAG GATCACTAG
- the fbxw5 gene encoding F-box/WD repeat-containing protein 5, with the protein MECGPFLPDILVLEIFQYLPHDAVLRAGLTCRQWLAVSRDEFLWRALFYSYYRIPRTVPRHPAAVSWYKEFRRLFDCIPCVEVQTLREHSDQVLHLAFSHQGHRFSSCSKDCTVKLWDTERHDGNISLVHSSSMRHFNWGYTQFSQFNADDTLLLVSGVYLGLHHSCSGEIAVLSLENYTLLSRVRNKPYDVFGCWLNETHLISGNLHWIGNMTSCSVLWLNKAFQDLESENVNVVKRLFKIQNINASTIRTVMVAHCRRHDDPDLLLDYDAQSKARREQGLRQRPQQEPHRPLLFDLGTSESEDEEDETGLRDGRCRGTSAVSDLEHLKQLEPGQVAVERQVAQMMGRAHTKAPDSDGTETSELGEGEDKTYLLFTTGSLTYSPHQIGIKRIKPDQMTTCGPVLGEERSDDEFFDSLDHVIDIHGHIIGMGLSPDNRYLYVNSRAWPTGCIISDPMSPPPIAEEIDLHVIDLKSLREERRSLRAHRAFTPNDECFFIFLDVSRDFVASGAEDKHGYIWDRHYNICLARLAHDDVVNSVAFSPADQELLLSASDDATVKVWRSPRALRLARNAPRTRRRVGLLSNWLQRGCGLNGKP; encoded by the exons ATGGAGTGTGGCCCATTTCTGCCAGACATTCTGGTGTTGGAGATCTTCCAGTATCTGCCCCACGATGCTGTGCTGAGAGCGGGCCTCACCTGCCGCCAATGGCTGGCTGTATCCAGGGATGAATTCTTATGGCGTGCGCTCTTCTACTCTTACTACCGCATCCCGCGCACTGTTCCCCGACACCCAG CGGCCGTCTCGTGGTACAAGGAGTTCCGCCGGCTCTTTGACTGCATCCCGTGTGTTGAAGTTCAAACGTTGAGGGAGCACAGCGACCAGGTGCTCCATTTGGCCTTCTCCCACCAGGGACACCGCTTCTCCTCCTGCTCCAAAGATTGCACCGTCAAG CTCTGGGACACGGAACGGCACGATGGCAACATCTCTCTGGTGCACAGCTCCAGTATGCGTCACTTCAACTGGGGCTACACGCAGTTCTCCCAGTTCAACGCCGACGACACCCTCCTGCTGGTTTCCGGGGTCTACTTGGGACTGCACCACTCCTGCTCGGGGGAAATCGCCGTCCTCAGTCTGG AAAACTACACCCTGCTGTCTCGGGTGAGGAACAAGCCGTACGACGTGTTCGGCTGCTGGCTCAACGAGACTCACCTGATCTCGGGAAACCTGCACTGGATCGGCAACATGACCTCCTGCTCCGTGCTCTGGCTCAATAAAGCCTTTCAG GACCTGGAGTCCGAGAACGTCAACGTGGTGAAGCGCCTTTTTAAGATCCAGAACATCAACGCCAGCACCATCCGCACCGTCATGGTGGCCCACTGCCGGCGTCACGACGACCCCGACCTGCTGCTAGACTACGACGCCCAGTCTAAGGCCCGCAGGGAGCAAGGCCTGCGCCAGCGGCCGCAACAGGAACCGCACCGCCCGCTCCTCTTCGACTTGGGAACGTCTGAGAGCGAGGACGAAGAAGACGAGACTGGCCTGAGAGACGGCAGGTGTCGTGGCACGTCCGCCGTCTCCGACCTGGAGCATTTGAAGCAG TTGGAGCCCGGGCAGGTGGCCGTGGAGCGACAAGTGGCGCAGATGATGGGGCGCGCCCACACCAAAGCGCCCGATTCCGACGGGACGGAGACCTCCGAGTTGGGCGAAGGAGAGGACAAGACTTACTTATTGTTCACCACCGGCAGTCTCACGTACTCGCCTCACCAGATCG GCATTAAGCGAATCAAGCCAGATCAGATGACCACCTGCGGACCCGTGCTGGGAGAAGAACGCAGCGACGACGAGTTCTTCGACTCGCTGGACCACGTCATCGACATCCACGGGCACATCATCGGGATGGGCCTCTCGCCGGACAACCG GTACCTCTACGTGAACAGCCGGGCGTGGCCGACGGGCTGCATCATTTCCGACCCCATGTCTCCACCCCCCATCGCCGAGGAGATCGACCTCCACGTGATCGACCTGAAGAGTCTGCGGGAAGAGCGCCGCAGCCTCCGCGCCCACCGCGCCTTCACGCCCAACGACGAGTGCTTCTTCATCTTTCTGGACGTCAGCAGGGACTTTGTCGCCAG CGGGGCCGAGGACAAGCACGGCTACATCTGGGACCGCCACTACAACATCTGCCTGGCGCGGCTGGCCCACGACGACGTGGTCAACTCGGTGGCCTTCAGCCCCGCCGACCAGGAGCTGCTGCTGTCGGCCAGCGACGACGCCACCGTCAAAGTGTGGCGATCCCCTCGGGCCCTGCGCCTGGCGCGCAACGCCCCCCGTACCCGCCGCCGCGTCGGCCTCTTGTCCAATTGGCTCCAACGTGGCTGCGGCCTCAACGGCAAGCCCTGA
- the fubp3 gene encoding far upstream element-binding protein 3 isoform X1 codes for MMMAELVQGQASVAQPGTKDDFADTIRRVRQMAAKMGGEQMPNLHSSSPVIDPSLYGFGGQKRTLDNGVGNHLGAMVHQRALTTEDFKVPDKMVGFIIGKGGEQISRIQMESGCKIQIASDSGGMVDRPCTLTGSPENIEQAKRLLSEIIEQCRYGPGFHCEMDGNGAIQQMLIPANKVGLVIGKGGETIKQLQERTGVQMIMIQDDPMPTGADKPLRITGDPHKVQQARELVVKLIRDKDQGEFRVGRSDFGSKMGGSSLDVVVPRFAVGIIIGRNGEMIKKIQNDAGVRIQFKQDDGISPDRVAQVMGQPDHCHHAVHLINELVQTAQERDGFGGVMGRRSRSDCNMGAGLQEVTYAVPADKCGLVIGKGGETIKNIKEQSRAHVELQRNPPPNTDPNVRIFSIRGTPQQLEKARQLIDERIGGPGLGGSFGMNPYNQGAATPPQHGPQTFMTGGWGTTFQIWQPPGQQDHSHNGSQTGQMDWEQYYKKLGQQGQAQSAAPEYNKAWGQTSTPGSQQASTPDFNAWVDFYRQPMAYFNQGAQQTQAPGLQDH; via the exons ATGGCTGCCAAGATGGGAGGAGAGCAGATGCCAAATCTTCACAGTTCCTCACCCGTCATTGACCCCTCCCTTTATGGCTTCGGAGGCCAGAAACGCACACTGGACAATGGAG TAGGCAACCATCTTGGTGCAATGGTACATCAAAG GGCTCTCACGACGGAAGACTTCAAAGTGCCTGATAAGATGGTGGGATTCA TCATTGGAAAAGGGGGAGAGCAGATTTCAAGAATCCAGATGGAATCTGGATGTAAGATTCAGATAGCATCAG ACAGTGGAGGCATGGTGGACAGGCCCTGCACACTGACTGGCAGCCCGGAGAACATTGA GCAGGCCAAAAGGCTGTTGAGTGAGATTATAGAGCAGTGTCGCTACGGTCCGGGATTTCACTGCGAGATGGACGGCAATGGCGCCATCCAGCAGATGCTAATCCCCGCCAACAAAGTGGGCCTGGTGATCGGCAAGGGGGGAGAGACCATCAAGCAGTTGCAG GAGAGAACAGGGGTGCAGATGATCATGATCCAGGATGACCCCATGCCCACTGGTGCAGACAAGCCCCTGAGAATAACTGGAGACCCTCACAAAGTACAG cAAGCACGTGAACTTGTCGTCAAGCTAATCAGGGATAAGGACCAAGGAGAATTTAGAGTGGGCCGGTCCGACTTTGGTTCCAAAATGGGCGGAAGTAGTCTGGAT GTGGTGGTACCCAGATTTGCTGTTGGCATCATCATTGGCAGGAACGGAGAGATGATTAAGAAGATTCAGAATGACGCTGGGGTCAGGATTCAGTTCAAACAAG ATGATGGAATCAGTCCCGATCGTGTTGCCCAAGTGATGGGCCAGCCTGACCACTGCCATCATGCTGTGCATCTCATTAATGAGCTGGTTCAAACTGCCCAG GAGCGAGATGGCTTTGGGGGCGTGATGGGTCGTCGCAGCAGAAGTGACTGTAACATGGGTGCCGGTCTCCAGGAAGTGACGTATGCCGTACCTGCTGACAAGTGCGGCCTGGTGATCGGCAAAG GCGGCGAGACCATCAAGAACATCAAAGAGCAGTCTCGCGCCCACGTGGAGCTGCAGAGAAACCCGCCACCTAACACTGACCCGAACGTGCGCATCTTCTCCATCCGAGGCACCCCGCAGCAGCTGGAAAAGGCCCGCCAGCTGATCGACGAGAGGATTGGG GGTCCTGGCTTGGGAGGAAGCTTTGGCATGAATCCCTACAACCAAGGAGCAGCCACTCCACCACAGCA TGGTCCTCAAACCTTTATGACTGGAGGATGGGGGACAACTTTCCAGATCTGGCAACCTCCAGGCCAACAAGATCACA GTCACAATGGATCCCAGACTGGCCAGATGGACTGGGAGCAGTATTACAAAAAGCTAG GTCAACAAGGCCAAGCCCAGAGTGCTGCTCCTGAGTACAACAAAGCCTGGG GACAAACTTCGACTCCTGGCTCTCAACAGGCTTCAACTCCAGACTTTAATGCCTGGGTGGACTTCTACAGGCAGCCCATGGCCTACTTCAACCAGGGTGCCCAGCAGACTCAAGCCCCGGGCCTTCAG GATCACTAG